In Edaphobacter dinghuensis, one genomic interval encodes:
- a CDS encoding glycosyltransferase family 4 protein: MKVLHIISSGGMYGAEAVILNLSRALNESHHSSVIGVFASFSNPNFQLHETALRENVESTLIPCNGQIDKTVIASIRNLAAKTGADVVHAHGYKADVYVYLALRRGSIPFISTCHSWFNHGLATMLYSVMDRLVLRKFAAVIAVSYEIQQKLLQSGVSKDKIHFVRNGIDLRPFDDPIASLNRDKRKLTVGWIARLSSEKGPDIFLRAVVQVLAVCPDTQFVMVGDGPERDTLVRLVDELDIRDNVSLIGRRDDMPSIYASLDVMASSSRQEGLPMAILEGMASKLPLVATKVGYVPNVIQDNSNGILVPPEDVKLLAKAMIKLLQDEALRRRLGAAARRRVESEFSADRMATDYMRIYSEVIGIDISLAAKNADTLKRVER; encoded by the coding sequence ATGAAAGTACTGCATATTATCAGCAGTGGGGGAATGTACGGCGCTGAGGCTGTGATTCTCAATCTCTCACGGGCTCTCAATGAAAGCCACCATTCAAGTGTCATTGGTGTATTTGCAAGTTTCTCGAATCCTAACTTCCAATTACACGAGACCGCACTCAGAGAAAATGTGGAATCAACCCTGATCCCCTGCAATGGCCAGATCGATAAGACGGTAATCGCAAGTATCCGAAATCTGGCGGCGAAGACAGGTGCTGATGTCGTTCATGCACACGGCTACAAAGCCGATGTCTATGTTTATCTCGCTCTTCGCCGAGGATCAATACCTTTTATCTCCACTTGTCATAGCTGGTTTAACCATGGTTTAGCTACGATGCTCTATAGCGTTATGGATCGACTTGTTCTTCGAAAGTTTGCAGCAGTTATAGCCGTGTCGTATGAGATACAACAAAAGCTGCTGCAGAGTGGAGTTAGTAAGGACAAGATTCATTTCGTTCGTAACGGTATTGATCTCCGACCATTTGACGATCCTATAGCTTCGCTCAATAGGGACAAAAGGAAGCTTACTGTTGGCTGGATTGCAAGACTTTCTAGTGAAAAAGGTCCGGACATCTTCCTTAGAGCTGTCGTGCAGGTCTTGGCCGTTTGTCCGGACACTCAATTCGTGATGGTGGGCGACGGACCGGAGCGCGATACTCTCGTACGTCTTGTCGATGAATTAGACATTAGAGATAACGTATCTCTGATCGGTCGCAGGGATGATATGCCTTCTATCTATGCATCATTGGATGTTATGGCCTCCTCATCGCGACAGGAAGGATTGCCTATGGCGATTCTGGAAGGCATGGCAAGCAAGCTCCCATTGGTTGCAACGAAGGTTGGCTATGTGCCAAATGTAATTCAGGACAATTCCAATGGAATTTTGGTGCCTCCGGAAGATGTGAAATTGCTGGCAAAGGCAATGATCAAATTGCTTCAGGATGAAGCACTGCGAAGACGTTTGGGGGCTGCTGCGAGAAGACGTGTCGAGAGCGAGTTTTCAGCAGATCGGATGGCTACAGACTATATGCGTATTTATAGTGAAGTAATAGGAATTGATATTTCTCTTGCCGCAAAAAATGCAGATACCCTGAAGCGGGTGGAGCGGTGA
- a CDS encoding glycosyltransferase family 4 protein: MSNRRPTVFMMDLWAIVPYYTAYLSRALLQDGIDLTVGSITYYLDPDCYSRRGIKVDPGLINIVGRFNLPRLPRRVLKLAEALLNLLALSIRFLFLLPDVIHVQYLPMLQWRLPLDLWFLTFCRKRGAKIILTVHDLLPHDTAETHKNTFHNLYHMVDGIICHSDHIKTRLNTEFLVPLENIFVIPHGPFFYDLPEKSEEGILRDFEIGLGKTLVLWQGIIFPYKGIDLLLEAWKRVEVANEAVCLVIAGTGSPELLEQIRGQISYLGLKTVKIHFRFISTQELVALYRAADIVVYPYRAITTSGALATGLALGKTIVASDLPVFRELLRDGENALLVDPLDSDGLASALIKLVSNPQLRTELAENVRAMNFGDESWRAIAKQTATAYEQLLSD, encoded by the coding sequence GTGAGTAATCGTCGTCCAACTGTCTTCATGATGGATCTATGGGCAATCGTTCCGTACTACACGGCATATCTTTCGAGGGCTCTTCTGCAAGATGGCATTGATCTAACTGTAGGTTCGATCACTTATTATCTTGATCCCGACTGTTACTCAAGACGTGGAATAAAAGTAGATCCCGGATTAATTAATATTGTGGGTCGATTTAATTTGCCCCGGCTACCGCGAAGGGTTCTCAAGCTGGCTGAGGCGCTTCTGAATCTACTCGCGCTATCAATCCGGTTTCTATTTTTGTTACCTGATGTAATTCATGTGCAGTACCTGCCGATGCTGCAATGGCGATTGCCGCTAGATCTTTGGTTTCTAACCTTTTGTCGTAAACGTGGGGCCAAAATTATTTTAACTGTCCATGACTTACTCCCGCACGACACAGCAGAAACTCATAAAAATACATTCCATAATCTGTATCACATGGTTGATGGAATCATCTGCCACTCGGATCATATTAAAACTAGATTAAATACAGAGTTTCTTGTTCCGCTGGAGAATATTTTTGTTATTCCTCATGGCCCATTCTTTTATGATCTACCGGAAAAGAGCGAGGAAGGCATACTGCGAGATTTTGAAATCGGATTAGGTAAGACACTTGTTCTGTGGCAGGGAATTATCTTCCCTTATAAAGGGATCGATCTATTACTGGAAGCTTGGAAGAGAGTTGAAGTTGCGAATGAAGCTGTCTGTCTTGTGATTGCCGGAACAGGTTCTCCTGAATTGCTGGAACAGATACGTGGCCAGATAAGTTATTTGGGCCTGAAGACTGTAAAAATCCACTTCCGTTTTATCTCGACCCAGGAGCTAGTCGCTCTCTATCGCGCAGCAGATATTGTCGTTTACCCCTATCGTGCGATAACAACTAGTGGAGCTTTGGCCACTGGTCTCGCGCTGGGTAAGACCATTGTTGCCAGCGACCTTCCTGTCTTTCGAGAGTTATTGAGAGACGGAGAGAATGCATTGTTGGTAGACCCACTGGATTCTGACGGGCTTGCATCTGCGCTGATTAAGCTCGTAAGCAACCCTCAATTGCGGACAGAACTTGCGGAGAATGTGCGGGCTATGAACTTCGGTGATGAGTCGTGGCGTGCTATTGCGAAACAGACCGCGACTGCCTACGAGCAACTCCTGTCTGACTGA